The proteins below come from a single Deltaproteobacteria bacterium genomic window:
- a CDS encoding 3-oxoacid CoA-transferase, with translation MKQQGPANLLEMLTYIIAVQIRDHSIVYVGTGLPMVAAILARKTHAPNITLVYESGGQDPIPGDMPWSVGCPLTWRKSPVLMEMAYSFGQSFNGYVDMAFLGFAQIDMYGNVNTHQIGKDLLNPTVRLTGSGGNNDLSSLTENMVLVGLQTPERFPERVDFITSVGHLDGGNSRREAGLPGNGPIAVLSQWGVYDFEPASKRMRVKSLTPGVNFDIAQQSTGFELLRPEGEIPASPMIPDDILNILRSEVDPRGVFTTMPS, from the coding sequence ATGAAACAGCAGGGACCAGCAAATCTTCTTGAAATGCTTACATATATCATAGCTGTACAGATCCGGGACCATTCGATCGTCTATGTCGGCACGGGACTTCCCATGGTGGCCGCAATCCTGGCGCGCAAAACCCACGCGCCGAACATCACGCTCGTGTATGAATCGGGAGGACAGGACCCCATACCGGGAGATATGCCCTGGTCGGTGGGCTGCCCGCTGACCTGGCGGAAATCACCGGTTCTGATGGAAATGGCCTATTCTTTCGGACAGAGCTTCAACGGGTACGTTGACATGGCGTTTCTCGGGTTCGCCCAGATCGACATGTACGGCAATGTCAACACCCATCAGATCGGGAAGGACCTTTTGAACCCCACCGTCCGCCTGACCGGTTCCGGGGGGAACAACGACCTTTCTTCGCTGACGGAGAACATGGTCCTCGTCGGCCTGCAGACACCGGAACGATTCCCCGAACGGGTCGACTTCATCACGTCCGTGGGACATCTCGACGGTGGAAACAGCAGGCGGGAGGCGGGTCTTCCCGGGAACGGCCCCATAGCCGTCCTGAGCCAGTGGGGCGTCTACGATTTTGAACCGGCATCAAAGCGCATGCGCGTCAAATCGCTGACACCGGGCGTCAATTTCGACATCGCGCAGCAATCGACGGGCTTCGAACTCCTGCGGCCCGAAGGCGAGATCCCCGCTTCGCCCATGATACCTGACGACATCCTGAACATCCTGAGATCGGAAGTGGACCCGCGGGGTGTTTTCACTACCATGCCCAGCTAA
- a CDS encoding CoA transferase subunit A: MSTYSYNEDALRNLKIEDTSILDRLVDFESARAAHLKKERGKIDKRMDLKEAIATFVDDGDVLSDAGFAYVRTSHQAYFEIMRQGKKDLQVIGAPNTNQSYMINYGTVRYSHNSYIGAEMRGTDRNYSRQLKNGKVGILSEWSHGGVALALKAAQLGAPGLFSKQMLGSDIIKYNPYVKVMQNPLRDDPDPVAFIPAIYPDITIIHAHAADKYGNAFIYGPVVNDTALAIATRKLIITAEEIIPESSFRHNGRKGVVIPFFYADAVVELPFGAVPGNMPGYYYWSRQWWEKTMRLASPDEERFIDHFNYWVMESKDQFDFVEKLGGAKWIAEARRQTKSAEGDNEDIDFSYKEYNINDDPGIYY, translated from the coding sequence ATGAGTACGTACAGCTATAACGAGGATGCCCTCAGGAACCTCAAGATCGAGGACACCTCGATACTGGATCGTCTGGTGGATTTCGAATCCGCACGGGCAGCCCACCTGAAAAAGGAACGCGGCAAAATCGACAAAAGAATGGATCTGAAAGAAGCGATCGCCACCTTCGTGGATGACGGTGACGTTCTTTCCGATGCCGGATTTGCCTATGTCCGCACTTCCCACCAGGCGTATTTCGAGATAATGCGTCAGGGCAAAAAGGACCTGCAGGTCATCGGTGCACCCAACACGAATCAGAGTTACATGATCAATTACGGTACCGTCCGCTACTCTCACAATTCCTATATAGGCGCCGAGATGCGCGGGACCGACCGTAATTATTCCCGGCAGTTGAAGAACGGCAAGGTGGGCATTTTATCGGAATGGAGCCACGGCGGCGTGGCACTGGCCCTCAAGGCCGCCCAGCTGGGAGCCCCGGGCCTGTTCAGCAAGCAGATGCTCGGCTCGGACATCATCAAATACAATCCTTATGTAAAAGTCATGCAGAACCCCCTGCGGGATGACCCCGACCCGGTGGCCTTTATTCCCGCCATATACCCGGATATCACCATCATTCATGCTCACGCGGCCGACAAATACGGTAACGCCTTTATTTACGGGCCCGTGGTGAATGACACCGCCCTGGCGATCGCCACGAGAAAACTGATCATTACGGCGGAAGAGATCATCCCTGAAAGCTCCTTTCGACACAACGGAAGGAAGGGCGTCGTCATCCCCTTCTTTTACGCCGACGCCGTTGTGGAGCTTCCTTTCGGCGCCGTCCCGGGCAACATGCCGGGATATTACTACTGGTCGCGCCAGTGGTGGGAAAAGACCATGCGCCTGGCCAGTCCCGACGAAGAACGATTCATTGATCATTTCAACTACTGGGTCATGGAGTCAAAGGATCAATTTGATTTCGTCGAAAAACTCGGCGGCGCGAAGTGGATCGCCGAAGCGCGGCGCCAGACCAAATCTGCCGAAGGGGACAACGAGGACATCGATTTCTCATATAAGGAATATAACATCAATGATGACCCGGGCATCTATTATTAA
- a CDS encoding SufD family Fe-S cluster assembly protein gives MCAMRDLDKKAAAARDKQAAIGPDIDIDSFTEESPRHETVKRAADIPEEDREQLLMAGIDTSEQEKSGTYIQKDSVAIYSFSHEEGLEVIPIRDALEHLPWIRDYYGKLVPVDLDKYTSRAHTDLQDGYVIRALPGKAISFPVQACLYFHKDGSVQNVHNIVIAEEGSEVHVISGCAAAAHVSRGLHIGISEFYVKKNAKLSFTMIHHWADNMIVRPRSVTCVEEGGLFLSNYVSMKPIQSIQAYPTTRLEGKGSVARFYSLLVGAPGSEIDIGGRVLLRAEDTRAEIVSRAITNGGTIIARGDIVGEVPGVRGHLECHGLILNGGLMHAIPELKGMVDGVEMSHEAAVGKIAQDEILYLMSRGLTEEEATATIVRGFLSVDIPGLPPRLKAEIDRAVELSQQEMM, from the coding sequence ATGTGTGCGATGCGTGATCTAGATAAAAAGGCCGCTGCGGCCCGGGACAAACAGGCAGCCATCGGCCCCGATATAGATATAGATTCCTTCACGGAAGAATCCCCCCGGCACGAAACCGTGAAACGGGCGGCTGACATCCCCGAGGAAGACCGGGAACAGTTGCTCATGGCCGGTATCGATACCAGCGAGCAGGAAAAATCCGGCACCTATATCCAGAAGGATTCCGTTGCCATTTACTCATTCTCACACGAAGAAGGGCTGGAGGTCATACCCATCCGGGACGCCCTGGAACACCTCCCGTGGATACGGGATTACTATGGAAAGCTGGTGCCCGTCGATCTGGACAAGTACACTTCCCGTGCCCATACGGACCTCCAGGACGGCTATGTGATCCGCGCATTGCCGGGGAAGGCCATATCATTCCCCGTCCAGGCATGCCTCTATTTCCACAAGGACGGATCCGTTCAGAACGTACACAACATCGTCATCGCCGAAGAGGGCTCCGAAGTTCACGTCATTTCAGGGTGCGCGGCGGCGGCACATGTCAGCCGGGGGCTGCACATCGGCATCTCGGAATTTTACGTCAAGAAGAACGCGAAGCTGAGTTTCACCATGATACATCACTGGGCCGACAACATGATCGTACGGCCCCGCTCGGTCACCTGCGTCGAAGAAGGCGGCCTTTTCCTGAGCAACTATGTCAGCATGAAACCAATCCAGTCGATCCAGGCATACCCGACGACCCGCCTCGAGGGCAAGGGATCCGTGGCTCGCTTTTACAGCCTTCTTGTGGGAGCACCCGGGTCCGAGATCGACATCGGCGGCAGGGTACTGCTCAGAGCGGAGGATACCCGGGCGGAGATCGTTTCCCGTGCCATCACCAACGGCGGCACCATCATCGCCCGGGGCGACATCGTGGGTGAGGTACCCGGGGTGCGGGGACATCTCGAATGTCACGGCCTCATTCTCAACGGCGGCCTGATGCACGCCATTCCGGAGCTGAAGGGCATGGTGGACGGCGTTGAAATGTCCCACGAAGCAGCGGTGGGCAAGATCGCCCAGGATGAGATCCTCTACCTCATGTCGAGGGGTCTGACGGAGGAAGAAGCAACGGCGACGATCGTCAGGGGTTTTCTCAGTGTCGACATACCCGGCCTGCCTCCGCGATTGAAGGCCGAAATAGACCGCGCCGTGGAACTCAGTCAGCAGGAAATGATGTAG